A stretch of Macadamia integrifolia cultivar HAES 741 chromosome 7, SCU_Mint_v3, whole genome shotgun sequence DNA encodes these proteins:
- the LOC122083698 gene encoding strigolactone esterase D14-like, whose translation MANNLLEVLNVRTIGIGDKILVLAHGFGTDQSVWRSIVPYFTPHYRIVLYDLVCAGSVNPDYFDFRRYTSLEPYVDDLLNILDALHIESCAYVGHSISAMIGILASIRRPQLFTKLILIGASPRFLNDTDYHGGFDRGEIERVFTAMEANYEAWASGFAPLAVGADVPAAVREFTRTLFNMRPDISLFVSRTVFDSDLRDVLGQVSVPCCIIQSAKDVSVPVSVAIYLKNHLGGRNTVKILQTEGHLPHLSAPNLLVQYLRRALSRC comes from the exons atggcGAACAATCTGTTGGAGGTTCTGAACGTGAGAACGATCGGCATCGGCGACAAGATACTGGTTCTCGCCCACGGCTTCGGCACAGACCAGTCTGTATGGAGGAGCATCGTTCCTTACTTCACCCCTCACTACCGTATCGTACTCTACGACCTCGTCTGCGCAGGAAGCGTCAACCCTGATTACTTTGATTTCCGACGATACACCTCTCTAGAGCCTTACGTTGATGATTTACTCAACATACTCGATGCCCTCCACATTGAAAGTTGCGCCTACGTCGGCCATTCCATCTCTGCTATGATCGGCATCCTCGCCTCCATCCGCCGCCCTCAACTCTTCACCAAACTCATCCTCATCGGCGCCTCCCCAAG GTTCTTGAACGACACAGATTATCACGGGGGATTCGATAGGGGAGAGATCGAGAGGGTTTTCACGGCGATGGAAGCTAATTACGAGGCTTGGGCTAGTGGATTCGCACCTTTAGCGGTGGGGGCCGATGTGCCGGCGGCAGTAAGAGAATTCACGAGGACATTGTTCAATATGAGGCCGGACATATCGTTGTTCGTGTCGAGGACGGTGTTTGATAGCGATCTGAGAGATGTTTTAGGGCAAGTCAGTGTGCCTTGCTGCATCATCCAGAGCGCCAAAGACGTGTCGGTGCCGGTATCGGTGGCCATCTACTTGAAGAACCACCTAGGAGGGCGGAACACGGTGAAGATATTGCAGACTGAGGGACATTTGCCGCACTTGAGTGCGCCTAACTTGCTGGTTCAGTATCTCCGGCGAGCTCTCTCCCGGTGCTGA